A stretch of Palaemon carinicauda isolate YSFRI2023 chromosome 36, ASM3689809v2, whole genome shotgun sequence DNA encodes these proteins:
- the LOC137628411 gene encoding uncharacterized protein: protein MTVELDSLYSSEEVGNKKEGSSDDSSENERDVCKTVFMREVPRRERFNEHSSRDVYEIFKEFERYCQIKYGDNKRVWARELGEYLTGYLLTMYGVIMSVGDVDYESVKKRIIEQVKSMKGSVRYKRKNDFDEARMNAEAISMYVYRLETLARKKYGDEGINENKELLKKFLATVPENVAEFVDLKRKEKMRWTKERLTWDDILEIVEDYELDRCMKESKSVSVRTGMEESLPEFVSFRDAVMRGPMRVADSVVDRSVRASNVGIPVRTKEGFRQGNQVWRDRSASTPQGRSGSCIREEKCYRCGKVGHKKNECRWALGACFVCGEVGHRISECKKEKGVKCYRWVLLII from the exons atgactgtggaattagattccttatattctagcgaggaagtaggaaacaagaaggaaggtagcagtgatgatagcagtgagaatgaacgtgatgtgtgtaagactgtgtttatgagagaggtacctcggcgtgaaaggttcaatgagcatagtagtagggatgtatatgaaatTTTCAAGGAGTTTGAGAGGTATTGTCAGATTAAGTATGGTGATaataaaagagtttgggctagggagttaggagaatatttaactgggtatttgttgacgatgtatggagtgataatgagtgtaggtgacgttgattatgaaagtgtgaaaaagagaataattgagcaggtaaaaagtatgaaagggagtgttaggtataagcgtaagaatgattttgatgaagcacggatgaatgcagaagcgatatcgatgtatgtatataggttggaaactttagctaggaagaagtatggggatgaaggtataaatgagaataaggagttactgaagaagtttttggctactgtacccgagaatgttgctgagtttgttgatttgaaacggaaggaaaaaatgaggtggacgaaagaaagattgacatgggatgatattttagagatagttgaggattacgagttggatagatgtatgaaagaaagtaaatctgtgagtgtaagaactggaatggaggaaagtctgccagaatttgttagttttagagatgctgttatgagaggaccgatgagggtagctgatagtgtagtagataggagtgttagggcgagtaatgtgggaatacctgtaaggacaaaagaagggtttaggcaagggaatcaggtttggagggataggagtgctagtacgccgcaaggtaggtcaggtagttgtatccgtgaagagaagtgttatagatgtgggaaagtaggacataagaagaatgaatgtagatgggctctaggtgcttgttttgtatgtggtgaggtagggcatagaattagcgagtgcaagaaagagaaaggggtaaaatgttatcggt gggttttgttgattatttga